A portion of the Sphingorhabdus pulchriflava genome contains these proteins:
- a CDS encoding S26 family signal peptidase, with amino-acid sequence MCVNKIGAAPRLPKRLLIWSGLAAVAISLSSLAAFARDHALMINISPSLPYWAIWLERGVMPAHGEIIVFDPPPSALLTAHFGDEPKPFTKKVLGVAGDRVTRKGRTYFVNGRVVATAKRKSMRGEPLDLGPTGLIPHGCYFAGTDHKDGFDSRYAAIGWICRPRVLGVGRPIL; translated from the coding sequence ATGTGCGTAAATAAAATCGGCGCTGCTCCACGCCTACCCAAAAGGCTGCTCATTTGGAGCGGTCTGGCTGCGGTTGCGATAAGCCTCTCCAGTCTTGCAGCCTTTGCCCGCGACCATGCATTGATGATCAATATAAGCCCAAGCCTGCCTTATTGGGCGATCTGGCTTGAGCGTGGGGTCATGCCGGCGCACGGCGAGATCATTGTCTTCGATCCGCCACCGTCCGCGCTTTTGACCGCGCATTTTGGCGACGAACCTAAGCCCTTCACCAAAAAGGTCTTGGGCGTCGCTGGCGACCGGGTCACGCGCAAGGGACGCACCTATTTCGTCAACGGACGTGTAGTCGCCACCGCCAAACGCAAGAGTATGAGAGGCGAACCGCTTGATCTGGGACCAACCGGGCTGATCCCGCATGGCTGCTATTTTGCAGGAACTGACCACAAAGACGGCTTTGACAGCCGCTATGCCGCGATTGGCTGGATCTGCCGCCCGCGCGTCCTCGGGGTCGGGAGGCCGATATTGTGA
- the traW gene encoding type-F conjugative transfer system protein TraW — MLLSMTFGASQVSAKDYGQQGAVFPIAEPDLLEQIRAKLQRLEASGETARLNADLKRRTIARVNRPEPVAGLSVTQVMRQWRFDPTIRVEQDISDDKGRLIIAAGTRVNPLDTVGLRQRLVFIDGDDPAQLAWATRRYKATDAKLILVRGAPLELMRARQRRFYFDQGGALVKHFGIRAVPATVEQQGRFLIISEVPLRKRADAQS, encoded by the coding sequence ATGCTTTTGTCGATGACATTTGGCGCATCACAAGTGTCAGCAAAAGATTATGGCCAGCAAGGTGCGGTCTTTCCTATTGCCGAGCCCGATCTACTCGAACAGATCCGCGCCAAATTGCAGCGCCTCGAAGCGAGCGGCGAAACCGCGCGGTTGAATGCGGATTTGAAGCGCCGAACAATAGCCCGGGTCAACCGGCCCGAGCCTGTTGCTGGCTTAAGCGTTACGCAAGTTATGCGGCAATGGCGCTTTGATCCGACGATCCGGGTCGAACAGGATATAAGCGACGACAAAGGTCGGCTGATCATTGCTGCTGGCACGCGGGTCAATCCACTCGATACAGTAGGCTTGCGGCAAAGACTGGTCTTCATCGACGGCGACGATCCCGCACAGCTCGCCTGGGCAACGAGGCGCTACAAAGCGACGGATGCCAAACTCATTCTTGTGCGCGGCGCTCCGCTCGAGCTGATGCGCGCACGCCAGCGGCGCTTTTATTTCGACCAGGGCGGCGCCCTGGTGAAGCATTTCGGTATCCGCGCGGTCCCGGCGACAGTTGAACAGCAAGGGCGCTTCCTGATCATCAGCGAGGTTCCGCTTCGCAAACGAGCGGATGCACAATCATGA
- the traU gene encoding conjugal transfer pilus assembly protein TraU — MLLAIGTSVTPAFADTGPGRCTGKFVNPITDICWSCLFPISVGGLKIWPSNRPDPDNPDSPLCLCGIRPGIAMGFWEPVRLADVSMKPWCFVNLGGLKFDPGFDIGFKTIAGPSAVGGATQYNSQWHIHWYAYPLIYWMELVADFLCLEAASVDILYISEIDPLWQDSELTAIINPEAVLFANPLALAACAADCVLATRRLPSDKLFWCAGCQGSMYPMNGNVSATIGHVQASRLALSRFAYKLHRQLVSWGTMGSKGLCGKYLMPVMRKQQYRFQPTNPNPLTKGRYACAPIGASTTFNSAGQVYPAIGEDMGYLVWRKRNCCAL, encoded by the coding sequence ATGCTTCTCGCAATTGGTACGAGCGTAACACCTGCCTTTGCCGATACGGGACCTGGTCGCTGCACGGGCAAATTCGTCAACCCGATCACCGATATCTGCTGGTCGTGCCTCTTTCCGATCTCGGTCGGTGGCCTCAAAATCTGGCCGTCAAACCGCCCCGATCCCGACAATCCGGATTCGCCCCTATGCCTTTGCGGAATCCGCCCCGGCATCGCCATGGGCTTTTGGGAGCCCGTGCGGCTTGCTGACGTCTCGATGAAGCCATGGTGTTTCGTCAATCTGGGCGGATTGAAATTCGATCCCGGGTTCGACATCGGCTTCAAGACGATTGCAGGTCCCTCGGCAGTCGGGGGTGCCACGCAGTATAACTCGCAGTGGCATATCCACTGGTATGCCTATCCGCTGATCTACTGGATGGAACTGGTCGCAGACTTTCTCTGTCTAGAAGCGGCTTCGGTCGACATTCTCTACATCAGCGAGATCGACCCGCTTTGGCAGGATTCCGAACTGACCGCGATCATCAACCCCGAAGCGGTGCTGTTTGCAAATCCGCTGGCGCTCGCCGCCTGTGCCGCCGATTGTGTGCTGGCAACCCGCAGACTCCCTTCCGACAAGCTCTTCTGGTGCGCGGGCTGTCAGGGATCGATGTATCCGATGAACGGCAATGTCTCGGCAACCATCGGCCATGTCCAGGCCTCAAGGCTCGCACTGTCGCGTTTTGCCTACAAGCTCCACCGCCAGCTCGTCTCCTGGGGGACGATGGGTTCCAAAGGCCTTTGCGGAAAATATCTGATGCCGGTGATGAGGAAGCAACAATATCGCTTCCAACCCACCAACCCCAACCCGCTCACCAAGGGCCGCTATGCCTGTGCGCCGATCGGGGCGTCGACCACGTTCAATTCGGCAGGCCAGGTCTATCCCGCAATCGGCGAGGATATGGGCTATCTGGTCTGGCGCAAACGGAATTGCTGCGCTTTATGA
- the trbC gene encoding type-F conjugative transfer system pilin assembly protein TrbC encodes MKYSLLFAGFALCIGTAAVAGLAAQSGETELDLAAIRARAAEAEADAVALSATARARAEQLHESAKESAQAGQANGKLYAASAQPITRPPLDQAFDFDRLVADTAGFDEARMGAAPRFIAFASVSMPAPALKQMIGDVSQAGGVIVFRGFPQGSAKALTTALLKVSGNRGLPENVGIDPRLFRAFRIDTVPAYVVTASDFDVCDGFDCVSNVPPHDRMTGNVSAEYALSTFAKGAGPGGPLAQLHLEALRKAKP; translated from the coding sequence ATGAAATACTCACTCCTTTTCGCTGGTTTTGCCCTTTGCATCGGGACGGCTGCGGTCGCGGGACTGGCCGCACAAAGTGGCGAGACCGAGCTCGATCTTGCCGCAATCCGCGCTCGCGCTGCGGAAGCCGAAGCTGATGCGGTCGCCTTGAGCGCCACCGCGCGCGCACGCGCCGAACAATTGCACGAGAGCGCCAAAGAAAGTGCACAGGCAGGCCAAGCCAATGGCAAACTTTATGCAGCTTCGGCGCAACCTATTACCCGGCCACCGCTTGATCAGGCCTTCGACTTTGACCGGCTGGTTGCCGACACTGCAGGTTTTGATGAAGCCCGCATGGGTGCCGCACCGCGTTTCATCGCCTTTGCCAGTGTGTCGATGCCGGCACCCGCGCTCAAACAGATGATCGGCGATGTCTCGCAAGCAGGCGGGGTGATTGTTTTCCGTGGATTTCCTCAGGGAAGCGCCAAAGCGCTTACCACCGCACTGTTGAAAGTATCCGGAAACAGGGGCCTTCCCGAAAATGTCGGGATCGATCCGCGCCTCTTTCGCGCGTTCAGGATCGATACCGTCCCTGCTTATGTCGTAACCGCGAGCGACTTTGATGTGTGCGACGGGTTCGATTGCGTCTCGAACGTCCCGCCGCACGACCGCATGACGGGCAATGTCAGCGCCGAATACGCCCTGTCGACCTTTGCCAAAGGTGCAGGTCCTGGCGGGCCGCTTGCCCAGCTTCATCTCGAGGCTTTGCGAAAGGCAAAGCCATGA
- a CDS encoding conjugal transfer protein TraN, translating into MTGKTLIRLGALFLIAGSLPMTSASAQTSTAAAKADGKAFGREKAATAQTAASTDPDAERIPNFNDSPSQSGYFDNPDAMAGAAASQTSAHEGYRAIRSSIDQRVRFALVDLDATIARSKAISEDPLSYTSGMSVSGTQGRCVPLPSATASSTRYFATCNSGFSASEEQKSCNIPLIVTAAPSTRYTYWCSALGTNRFNRVDDCALFDNAQCTYAGEMPGICLEWETRPNNQRYCIEPGEPITILSCPSQVAGGTVRGTTNENSIIATRDGSQCAPFATDPDCAQNSETCTDSDPVTRIVNGIAVTQPCWTWTRSYACRTFTAAEDCQMLAQTPGCNLVREDCLTDEPCRTWERVYDCPVPDQPASANQFICDGDVYCIDGACETIEREANDEFKDAVVALNALDQARREFDPNSLTLFRGTRNTCSSKVFGVLNCCKGKGFPLIPGISLLVALGCNTQELLLHERDAQGLCAYVGTYCSDSFLGVCLTKKKVYCCFESKLSRILQEQGRQQLPKPWGKPKTETCAGFTIDEFARLDLSRMDFSEVYAEFTQAARLPDELEAATQIQQKIEDYYANAQI; encoded by the coding sequence ATGACCGGCAAAACACTTATCCGGCTTGGCGCGCTGTTCCTGATCGCAGGATCGCTGCCCATGACGAGCGCATCTGCGCAAACATCGACGGCTGCGGCCAAGGCTGATGGCAAGGCCTTTGGCCGCGAAAAGGCCGCAACAGCGCAAACGGCGGCCAGCACCGATCCCGATGCCGAGCGCATTCCCAATTTCAACGATAGCCCTTCCCAATCGGGCTATTTCGACAATCCCGATGCCATGGCGGGTGCAGCAGCTAGCCAGACAAGCGCGCATGAAGGCTACCGCGCGATACGCTCGTCGATCGACCAGCGGGTGCGCTTTGCGCTGGTTGATCTGGATGCGACGATCGCGCGCAGCAAGGCGATCAGCGAGGACCCGCTAAGCTATACAAGCGGCATGAGCGTGAGCGGAACGCAGGGGCGCTGCGTTCCCCTGCCTTCGGCTACGGCAAGTTCAACCCGCTATTTTGCTACCTGCAATTCTGGCTTCTCAGCTAGCGAAGAACAGAAGAGCTGCAACATCCCGCTTATCGTCACCGCAGCCCCCAGCACGCGCTACACCTATTGGTGCAGCGCCTTAGGCACCAACAGGTTCAACCGGGTCGATGATTGCGCACTCTTTGACAATGCCCAATGCACCTATGCGGGCGAAATGCCGGGTATCTGCCTCGAATGGGAGACGCGTCCCAACAACCAGCGCTACTGCATTGAGCCCGGCGAGCCCATTACCATATTAAGCTGTCCGTCGCAGGTCGCAGGCGGCACGGTCCGTGGTACCACCAACGAGAACAGCATTATTGCAACCCGCGATGGAAGCCAATGCGCGCCGTTCGCAACCGACCCCGACTGCGCCCAGAACAGCGAGACCTGTACCGACAGCGATCCGGTCACCCGCATCGTCAACGGCATAGCGGTCACCCAGCCCTGCTGGACCTGGACGAGAAGCTATGCCTGCCGGACCTTCACTGCGGCCGAGGATTGTCAGATGCTAGCACAAACCCCCGGCTGTAATCTGGTGCGCGAGGATTGTCTGACCGACGAGCCGTGCCGGACATGGGAGCGGGTCTATGATTGCCCTGTCCCCGATCAGCCAGCGTCGGCGAACCAGTTCATCTGCGACGGTGATGTCTATTGCATCGACGGGGCGTGCGAGACCATCGAGCGCGAAGCCAATGACGAGTTCAAGGATGCCGTCGTTGCACTGAATGCGCTTGATCAGGCCCGCCGCGAATTTGATCCCAATTCGCTCACCTTGTTCCGGGGCACGCGCAACACTTGTTCATCGAAGGTGTTCGGTGTCCTCAATTGCTGCAAAGGCAAGGGCTTTCCGCTCATCCCCGGCATCAGCCTGCTCGTCGCACTGGGCTGCAATACGCAAGAGCTGCTTTTGCACGAACGCGATGCCCAAGGGCTGTGCGCCTATGTCGGAACCTATTGTTCGGACAGCTTCCTCGGTGTCTGCCTCACCAAGAAGAAGGTCTATTGCTGCTTTGAATCGAAGCTTTCGCGTATCCTCCAGGAACAAGGGCGCCAGCAACTGCCAAAGCCCTGGGGCAAGCCCAAGACCG